A genomic window from Periweissella cryptocerci includes:
- the thiE gene encoding thiamine phosphate synthase gives MIEFEPQMLQVYLVAGSSNMSLGEDLITYVERALKAGITMFQYREKGPIKRTRGEKLALAQQLRSLTRQYHVPLVIDDDLELAIAIGADGIHVGQSDTQIQQVVRRAKQQGMFVGLSVSTPAQLANSGDLTGVNYLGSGPVNATKTKLDADPAIGIPGLLALQDQTDLPIVAIGGINVPIVAIGGINVPDVAKIAATGIAGVAMISALTQANEADLKLRVNQIKAAFA, from the coding sequence ATGATTGAATTTGAACCACAGATGTTACAAGTGTATTTAGTCGCAGGTTCGAGTAATATGTCCCTTGGTGAGGATTTAATCACTTACGTCGAACGGGCGCTAAAGGCCGGTATCACAATGTTTCAGTATCGCGAAAAGGGACCAATCAAACGAACCCGTGGTGAAAAACTGGCGCTTGCCCAGCAACTGCGCAGCTTAACGCGCCAATATCACGTCCCACTAGTCATTGACGATGATTTAGAATTGGCAATTGCGATCGGTGCTGATGGCATCCATGTTGGTCAATCTGACACGCAAATTCAGCAGGTGGTCCGCCGGGCAAAGCAACAGGGTATGTTCGTTGGCTTATCCGTCAGCACACCCGCCCAGCTCGCAAATTCTGGCGATTTAACTGGTGTTAATTATCTAGGCAGCGGTCCAGTCAATGCAACTAAAACCAAGCTCGATGCTGATCCCGCAATTGGGATTCCCGGCTTATTAGCCTTACAAGATCAGACTGACTTACCAATTGTCGCTATTGGCGGGATTAATGTACCAATTGTCGCTATTGGCGGGATTAATGTACCAGACGTCGCCAAGATTGCCGCAACAGGGATTGCCGGTGTCGCAATGATATCGGCTTTAACCCAGGCTAATGAAGCTGATTTAAAATTACGGGTTAACCAAATAAAAGCAGCTTTCGCTTAA
- the thiD gene encoding bifunctional hydroxymethylpyrimidine kinase/phosphomethylpyrimidine kinase, with amino-acid sequence MNEQQFPQILTVAGIDSSGGAGINADVATAFAHHVYPATVVVAVTAQNTYGVQGVELMPLAFVSQQFASIADDLAIKAVKTGMLGDASHVRLVAQELRKYNFGPIVVDPVMVAKGGAKLLADDAIEAVRDQLLPLATLVTPNIPEAEVLTQMQINSVADMQQAAYKLQKQGAQNVLIKGGHLLQAELTDVVLMADGTFLTLTDRKFTTKRTHGTGDTFAAAIASQLALGKSLPVAIQLAKAYLVATISTEIIVGHGHGPLNHWIEVQDD; translated from the coding sequence ATGAACGAACAACAATTTCCGCAAATTTTGACCGTCGCTGGGATTGATTCAAGCGGGGGTGCAGGTATCAATGCAGACGTTGCGACGGCATTTGCCCATCATGTGTACCCAGCAACGGTTGTAGTTGCAGTCACCGCACAAAACACATATGGCGTGCAAGGTGTTGAGTTAATGCCACTAGCGTTTGTGAGCCAGCAATTTGCAAGTATTGCAGATGATTTAGCGATTAAAGCGGTTAAAACTGGTATGTTGGGCGATGCGTCCCATGTGCGGTTAGTAGCCCAAGAATTGCGCAAATATAATTTTGGCCCGATTGTTGTTGATCCAGTGATGGTTGCCAAAGGGGGCGCAAAGTTGCTTGCCGATGACGCAATTGAAGCTGTCCGTGACCAGTTATTACCGCTAGCAACGCTGGTCACACCGAACATTCCCGAAGCCGAAGTATTAACGCAAATGCAAATTAATAGTGTCGCCGATATGCAGCAAGCCGCGTACAAGTTACAAAAACAAGGTGCGCAGAATGTCCTCATCAAAGGCGGGCACTTACTACAAGCTGAATTGACTGACGTAGTATTAATGGCCGATGGCACGTTCTTAACGTTGACTGACCGCAAGTTTACTACTAAGCGCACGCATGGAACTGGTGATACATTTGCCGCCGCAATCGCAAGTCAACTTGCGCTCGGTAAATCACTACCAGTAGCAATCCAGCTCGCCAAAGCATATTTAGTAGCGACAATTAGTACTGAAATTATTGTCGGGCATGGACACGGCCCGTTAAACCACTGGATTGAGGTGCAAGATGATTGA
- the thiM gene encoding hydroxyethylthiazole kinase: MLNYEILNNVRAANPVVVTFANFVTPQIVANAVNVIGGSPIMSLEPLEADDMVTIANAVTLNLGTGKGSAYDMPELVALGTAANRLQRPVIIDPVAVNIPFRSKLVEELRGKIKIDIIRGNASEIAYFANITAESRGIDAVGEIDVVTVAKTAAHKTGAIIALTGARDVVTDGETTYVINNNTPLLATNVGSGDMLSSLIGAFVLPHENHVDAVATAVLAMGVAGQLAAQTAPNKPGTFAVNLLDELYQLTPSKLQAFGDWELVK; the protein is encoded by the coding sequence ATGTTAAATTACGAAATCTTGAACAACGTGCGGGCAGCCAATCCGGTGGTTGTGACTTTTGCCAACTTTGTAACACCCCAAATTGTTGCCAATGCCGTGAATGTGATTGGCGGTTCACCAATTATGAGCCTCGAACCGTTAGAAGCCGATGACATGGTCACAATCGCCAACGCCGTCACATTGAATCTCGGTACCGGCAAAGGCTCAGCTTATGATATGCCCGAATTAGTTGCCTTAGGTACGGCAGCAAACCGTTTACAACGACCAGTAATCATTGATCCCGTGGCCGTAAATATCCCATTTCGCAGCAAATTAGTCGAAGAACTGCGCGGCAAAATCAAAATTGATATTATTCGTGGTAACGCGAGTGAAATTGCGTATTTTGCTAATATCACAGCTGAATCGCGTGGTATTGATGCGGTTGGTGAAATAGATGTCGTCACAGTTGCCAAAACCGCTGCCCACAAGACCGGCGCCATTATCGCACTAACTGGGGCCCGAGACGTCGTGACTGATGGTGAAACGACATATGTCATCAATAACAACACGCCGTTATTAGCTACAAACGTCGGGTCAGGAGATATGTTGTCTTCGCTGATTGGTGCCTTTGTTTTACCTCACGAAAACCATGTTGATGCAGTTGCTACCGCAGTCCTTGCAATGGGTGTTGCCGGCCAATTAGCCGCACAGACGGCCCCTAATAAACCTGGCACATTTGCCGTTAATTTACTCGATGAATTATACCAATTGACCCCAAGCAAATTACAGGCATTTGGTGATTGGGAGCTAGTTAAATGA